In Carya illinoinensis cultivar Pawnee chromosome 10, C.illinoinensisPawnee_v1, whole genome shotgun sequence, one DNA window encodes the following:
- the LOC122279191 gene encoding 5-methyltetrahydropteroyltriglutamate--homocysteine methyltransferase yields MASHIVGYPRMGPKRELKFALESFWDGKSSAEDLKKVAADLRSSIWKQMADAGIKHIPSNTFSYYDQVLDTTAMLGAVPPRYNWNGGEIGFDIYFSMARGNASVPAMEMTKWFDTNYHFIVPELGPEVKFSYASHKAVDEYKEAKALGLDTVPVLIGPVSYLLLSKPAKGVEKTFPLLSLLGKILPIYKEVVSELKAAGASWIQFDEPTLVMDLDSHKLQMFTDAYAELESCLSGLNVLIETYFADVPSEAYKTLTALKGVSAYGFDLVRGTNTLDLIKGGFPKGKYLFAGVVDGRNIWANDLAASFGTLHSLEGIVGKDKLVVSTSCSLLHTAVDLVNETKLDKEIKSWLAFAAQKVVEVNALAKALAGHKDEAFFSSNAAAQASRKSSPRVTNEAVQKAAAALKGSDHRRATNVSTRLDAQQKNLNLPILPTTTIGSFPQTIELRRVRREYKAKKISEDEYVKAIKEEISKVVKLQEDLDIDVLVHGEPERNDMVEYFGEQLSGFAFTVNGWVQSYGSRCVKPPIIYGDVSRPKPMTVFWSSTAQSMTARPMKGMLTGPVTILNWSFVRNDQPRYETCYQIALAIKDEVEDLEKAGINVIQIDEAALREGLPLRKSEQAYYLEWAVHSFRITNCGVKDTTQIHTHMCYSNFNDIIHSIIDMDADVITIENSRSDEKLLSVFREGVKYGAGIGPGVYDIHSPRIPSTEEIADRINKMLAVLETNILWVNPDCGLKTRKYSEVKPALKNMVAAAKLLRTQLASAK; encoded by the exons ATGGCTTCACACATTGTTGGATACCCTCGCATGGGCCCCAAGAGGGAGTTAAAGTTCGCCTTGGAATCCTTTTGGGATGGGAAAAGCAGTGCcgaggatttgaaaaaggttgCGGCTGATCTCAGATCGTCCATCTGGAAGCAGATGGCTGATGCTGGGATAAAGCACATCCCGAGCAACACTTTCTCATACTATGATCAGGTGCTCGACACCACTGCAATGCTCGGTGCTGTTCCACCTAGGTACAATTGGAATGGAGGTGAGATTGGATTTGACATCTATTTCTCTATGGCCAGAGGAAATGCATCTGTACCTGCTATGGAAATGACCAAGTGGTTTGACACCAACTA CCATTTTATTGTCCCTGAATTGGGACCTGAGGTGAAGTTCTCTTATGCTTCTCACAAGGCAGTGGATGAATACAAGGAAGCCAAGGCT CTTGGTTTAGATACTGTTCCAGTTCTCATTGGGCCTGTGTCCTACTTGTTGCTGTCTAAGCCTGCAAAGGGTGTTGAGAAGACCTTCCCTCTTCTTTCCCTTCTGGGCAAAATCCTTCCTATCTACAA GGAAGTGGTCTCTGAGCTTAAAGCAGCTGGTGCTTCCTGGATTCAGTTTGATGAACCCACCCTTGTGATGGATCTTGACTCTCACAAATTGCAAATGTTCACTGATGCCTATGCTGAATTGGAATCATGTTTATCTGGCTTGAATGTGCTCATTGAGACCTACTTTGCTGATGTTCCCTCTGAGGCATACAAGACACTCACTGCTTTGAAGGGTGTCTCTGCCTATGGATTTGATCTCGTTCGTGGGACTAATACCCTTGATTTGATCAAGGGTGGATTCCCCAAGGGTAAATACCTCTTTGCTGGAGTCGTTGATGGAAGGAACATCTGGGCTAATGATCTTGCTGCTTCTTTTGGTACATTGCATTCTCTTGAGGGCATTGTGGGCAAAG ATAAGCTTGTGGTTTCTACCTCATGCTCGCTTCTCCACACTGCCGTTGATCTAGTTAATGAGACCAAGCTTGACAAAGAGATCAAATCATGGCTTGCTTTTGCAGCACAGAAAGTTGTTGAAGTGAATGCATTGGCCAAGGCATTGGCTGGTCACAAGGATGAG GCATTCTTCTCCTCTAATGCTGCAGCTCAAGCATCAAGAAAGTCCTCCCCTAGAGTGACTAATGAGGCTGTTCAGAAAGCT GCTGCTGCTTTGAAGGGTTCTGACCACCGCCGTGCAACAAATGTGAGTACCAGACTCGATGCCCAGCAGAAGAATCTCAACCTTCCAATTCTCCCAACCACCACAATTGGTTCCTTCCCTCAGACCATTGAACTCAGGAGGGTGCGCCGTGAATACAAGGCCAAGAA GATCTCTGAGGATGAGTATGTTAAGGCCATTAAGGAGGAAATTAGCAAAGTTGTCAAGCTCCAAGAAGACCTTGACATTGATGTTCTGGTTCATGGAGAGCCTGAG AGGAACGACATGGTTGAGTACTTCGGAGAGCAGTTGTCAGGTTTTGCCTTTACCGTCAATGGGTGGGTGCAATCTTATGGATCTCGTTGTGTGAAGCCACCCATCATCTACGGTGATGTGAGCCGCCCCAAGCCAATGACTGTCTTCTGGTCCTCTACAGCTCAGAGCATGACTGCTCGCCCAATGAAAGGAATGCTTACTGGACCTGTTACCATTCTTAACTGGTCCTTTGTTCGAAATGACCAGCCAAG ATATGAGACTTGCTATCAGATAGCTTTGGCCATAAAAGATGAAGTGGAGGATCTTGAGAAAGCTGGTATTAATGTTATCCAAATCGATGAGGCCGCTTTAAGAGAAGGGTTGCCCCTTAGGAAGTCTGAGCAAGCTTACTACTTGGAATGGGCTGTTCACTCCTTCAGGATCACTAACTGTGGTGTCAAGGATACTACCCAG ATTCACACCCACATGTGCTACTCTAACTTCAATGACATCATCCACTCAATTATTGACATGGATGCTGATGTGATCACCATTGAGAACTCCCGTTCTGATGAGAAGCTCCTGTCGGTCTTCCGTGAGGGAGTCAAGTATGGTGCTGGTATTGGCCCTGGTGTCTATGACATCCACTCCCCCAGAATACCATCAACTGAGGAGATTGCTGACCGTATTAACAAGATGCTTGCTGTGCTCGAGACAAACATCTTGTGGGTTAACCCTGACTGTGGACTCAAGACTCGCAAGTATTCTGAGGTTAAGCCTGCACTCAAAAACATGGTTGCTGCTGCCAAGCTCCTCCGCACCCAGCTTGCCAGTGCTAAGTGA